In Budorcas taxicolor isolate Tak-1 chromosome 16, Takin1.1, whole genome shotgun sequence, the following are encoded in one genomic region:
- the MTHFR gene encoding methylenetetrahydrofolate reductase (NADPH) isoform X1, whose product MDRPKPKVFPVGHCCPSLGMRALEAGSGRLSVPPSISRILAMVNEPRGNGGPGPRWEGSSSGSESSKDSSRCSTPGLDPERCERLREKMKRRMDSGDKWFSLEFFPPRTAQGAVNLISRFDRMGAGGPLFVDVTWHPAGDPGSDKETSSMVIASTAVNYCGLETILHMTCCHQSREEITGHLHKAKQLGLKNILALRGDPIGDQWEEEEGGFNYATDLVKHIRNEFGDYFDVCVAGYPKGHPEGESFEADLKHLKEKVAAGADFIITQLFFEADTFFRFVKACSEIGITCPILPGIFPIQGYHSLRQLVKLSKLEVPQQIKDVIEPIKDNDAAIRNYGIEQAVSLCQELLASGLVPGLHFYTLNREVATIEVLKRLGLWIEDPRRPLPWALSAHPKRRVEDVRPIFWASRPKSYIYRTQEWDEFPNGRWGNSSSPAFGELKDYYLFYLKSKSPKEELLKMWGEELTSEESVFQVFAHYLSGEPNQNGYKVTCLPWNDEPLAAETSLMKEELLRVNRRGILTINSQPNINGKPSSDPIVGWGPSGGYVFQKAYLEFFTSRETVEALLQVLKKYELRVNYHIVDVKGENITNAPELQPNAVTWGIFPGREIIQPTVVDPVSFMFWKDEAFALWIEQWGKLYEEESPSRMIIQYIHDNYFLVNLVDNEFPLDNCLWQVVEDTFELLSRPPQDERETEAL is encoded by the exons ATGGACCGTCCAAAACCCAAGGTCTTCCCAGTGGGGCACTGCTGCCCCTCCCTGGGAATGAGAGCCTTGGAGGCTGGCAGCGGAAGGCTCTCAGTGCCACCCTCCATCAG CAGGATCTTGGCCATGGTGAACGAACCCAGAGGGAACGGCGGCCCTGGCCCCCGCTGGGagggcagcagcagcggcagcgagAGCTCCAAGGACAGTTCAAGGTGCTCCACGCCGGGGTTGGACCCCGAGCGATGTGAGAGACTCCGGGAGAAGATGAAGCGGAGGATGGACTCTGGTGACAAGTGGTTCTCCCTAGAGTTCTTCCCTCCCCGAACTGCCCAGGGTGCTGTCAATCTCATCTCCAG GTTTGACCGGATGGGAGCGGGTGGCCCCCTCTTTGTAGATGTGACCTGGCACCCAGCTGGGGATCCTGGCTCCGACAAGGAGACCTCGTCCATGGTGATTGCCAGCACCGCCGTGAACTACTGCGGCCTGGAGACCATCCTGCACATGACCTGCTGCCATCAGAGCCGGGAAGAGATCACGGGCCACCTGCACAAAGCCAAGCAGCTGGGCCTGAAGAACATCCTTGCGCTGAGGGGAG ACCCCATAGGTGACCagtgggaagaggaggaaggaggcttcaaCTATGCTACGGACTTGGTGAAGCACATCCGAAACGAGTTTGGTGACTACTTTGACGTCTGTGTGGCAG GTTACCCCAAAGGCCACCCTGAAGGAGAGAGCTTTGAAGCCGATCTGAAGCACCTGAAGGAGAAGGTGGCTGCGGGAGCTGACTTCATCATCACCCAGCTATTCTTTGAGGCTGACACGTTCTTCCGCTTTGTGAAGGCTTGCTCTGAGATAGGCATTACCTGCCCCATCCTCCCTGGCATCTTCCCTATTCAG GGCTACCACTCCCTCCGGCAGCTGGTGAAGCTATCCAAACTGGAGGTGCCGCAGCAGATCAAGGATGTGATCGAGCCCATCAAAGACAATGACGCTGCCATCCGCAACTATGGCATCGAGCAGGCTGTGAGCCTGTGCCAGGAGCTGCTGGCCAGTGGCTTGGTGCCAGGCCTCCACTTCTACACCCTCAACCGCGAGGTGGCCACCATCGAGGTGCTGAAGCGCCTGGGGCTTTGGATCGAGGACCCCAG GCgtcccctgccctgggccctcAGTGCCCACCCCAAGCGCCGGGTGGAGGATGTCCGGCCCATCTTCTGGGCCTCGAGACCAAAGAGTTACATTTACCGCACGCAGGAGTGGGACGAATTCCCCAACGGCCGCTG GGGCAATTCCTCCTCTCCGGCCTTTGGGGAGCTGAAGGACTACTACCTCTTCTACCTAAAGAGCAAGTCCCCGAAGGAAGAGCTACTGAAGATGTGGGGGGAGGAGCTGACCAGTGAGGAAAGTGTCTTCCAAGTCTTTGCCCACTACCTCTCGGGAGAGCCCAACCAGAACGGCTACAAA GTGACTTGCCTGCCCTGGAATGATGAGCCCCTGGCGGCCGAGACCAGCCTGATGAAGGAGGAGCTGCTGAGAGTGAACCGGCGGGGCATCCTCACCATCAACTCCCAGCCCAACATCAACGGGAAGCCGTCCTCTGACCCCATCGTGGGCTGGGGCCCCAGTGGGGGCTATGTCTTCCAGAAG GCCTACTTAGAGTTCTTCACTTCCCGAGAGACGGTGGAGGCGCTTCTGCAGGTGCTGAAGAAGTATGAGCTCCGGGTGAATTACCACATCGTGGATGTGAAG gGTGAAAATATCACCAACGCCCCCGAGCTGCAGCCCAATGCGGTCACCTGGGGCATCTTCCCTGGCCGAGAGATCATCCAGCCCACAGTGGTGGACCCCGTCAGCTTCATGTTCTGGAAG GATGAGGCCTTCGCGCTGTGGATTGAGCAGTGGGGCAAGCTGTATGAGGAGGAGTCCCCCTCCCGCATGATCATCCAGTACATCCACGACAACTACTTCCTGGTCAACCTGGTGGACAACGAGTTTCCGCTGGACAACTGCCTGTGGCAGGTGGTGGAAGACACGTTTGAGCTTCTCAGCAGGCCCCCCCAAGAcgagagggagacagaggcgcTGTGA
- the MTHFR gene encoding methylenetetrahydrofolate reductase (NADPH) isoform X2, giving the protein MLGLGHLPCSLTPPALAPCSRILAMVNEPRGNGGPGPRWEGSSSGSESSKDSSRCSTPGLDPERCERLREKMKRRMDSGDKWFSLEFFPPRTAQGAVNLISRFDRMGAGGPLFVDVTWHPAGDPGSDKETSSMVIASTAVNYCGLETILHMTCCHQSREEITGHLHKAKQLGLKNILALRGDPIGDQWEEEEGGFNYATDLVKHIRNEFGDYFDVCVAGYPKGHPEGESFEADLKHLKEKVAAGADFIITQLFFEADTFFRFVKACSEIGITCPILPGIFPIQGYHSLRQLVKLSKLEVPQQIKDVIEPIKDNDAAIRNYGIEQAVSLCQELLASGLVPGLHFYTLNREVATIEVLKRLGLWIEDPRRPLPWALSAHPKRRVEDVRPIFWASRPKSYIYRTQEWDEFPNGRWGNSSSPAFGELKDYYLFYLKSKSPKEELLKMWGEELTSEESVFQVFAHYLSGEPNQNGYKVTCLPWNDEPLAAETSLMKEELLRVNRRGILTINSQPNINGKPSSDPIVGWGPSGGYVFQKAYLEFFTSRETVEALLQVLKKYELRVNYHIVDVKGENITNAPELQPNAVTWGIFPGREIIQPTVVDPVSFMFWKDEAFALWIEQWGKLYEEESPSRMIIQYIHDNYFLVNLVDNEFPLDNCLWQVVEDTFELLSRPPQDERETEAL; this is encoded by the exons ATGCTGGGGCTCGGCCACCTGCCCTGCAGTCTCACGCCCCCTGCCCTCGCCCCGTGCAGCAGGATCTTGGCCATGGTGAACGAACCCAGAGGGAACGGCGGCCCTGGCCCCCGCTGGGagggcagcagcagcggcagcgagAGCTCCAAGGACAGTTCAAGGTGCTCCACGCCGGGGTTGGACCCCGAGCGATGTGAGAGACTCCGGGAGAAGATGAAGCGGAGGATGGACTCTGGTGACAAGTGGTTCTCCCTAGAGTTCTTCCCTCCCCGAACTGCCCAGGGTGCTGTCAATCTCATCTCCAG GTTTGACCGGATGGGAGCGGGTGGCCCCCTCTTTGTAGATGTGACCTGGCACCCAGCTGGGGATCCTGGCTCCGACAAGGAGACCTCGTCCATGGTGATTGCCAGCACCGCCGTGAACTACTGCGGCCTGGAGACCATCCTGCACATGACCTGCTGCCATCAGAGCCGGGAAGAGATCACGGGCCACCTGCACAAAGCCAAGCAGCTGGGCCTGAAGAACATCCTTGCGCTGAGGGGAG ACCCCATAGGTGACCagtgggaagaggaggaaggaggcttcaaCTATGCTACGGACTTGGTGAAGCACATCCGAAACGAGTTTGGTGACTACTTTGACGTCTGTGTGGCAG GTTACCCCAAAGGCCACCCTGAAGGAGAGAGCTTTGAAGCCGATCTGAAGCACCTGAAGGAGAAGGTGGCTGCGGGAGCTGACTTCATCATCACCCAGCTATTCTTTGAGGCTGACACGTTCTTCCGCTTTGTGAAGGCTTGCTCTGAGATAGGCATTACCTGCCCCATCCTCCCTGGCATCTTCCCTATTCAG GGCTACCACTCCCTCCGGCAGCTGGTGAAGCTATCCAAACTGGAGGTGCCGCAGCAGATCAAGGATGTGATCGAGCCCATCAAAGACAATGACGCTGCCATCCGCAACTATGGCATCGAGCAGGCTGTGAGCCTGTGCCAGGAGCTGCTGGCCAGTGGCTTGGTGCCAGGCCTCCACTTCTACACCCTCAACCGCGAGGTGGCCACCATCGAGGTGCTGAAGCGCCTGGGGCTTTGGATCGAGGACCCCAG GCgtcccctgccctgggccctcAGTGCCCACCCCAAGCGCCGGGTGGAGGATGTCCGGCCCATCTTCTGGGCCTCGAGACCAAAGAGTTACATTTACCGCACGCAGGAGTGGGACGAATTCCCCAACGGCCGCTG GGGCAATTCCTCCTCTCCGGCCTTTGGGGAGCTGAAGGACTACTACCTCTTCTACCTAAAGAGCAAGTCCCCGAAGGAAGAGCTACTGAAGATGTGGGGGGAGGAGCTGACCAGTGAGGAAAGTGTCTTCCAAGTCTTTGCCCACTACCTCTCGGGAGAGCCCAACCAGAACGGCTACAAA GTGACTTGCCTGCCCTGGAATGATGAGCCCCTGGCGGCCGAGACCAGCCTGATGAAGGAGGAGCTGCTGAGAGTGAACCGGCGGGGCATCCTCACCATCAACTCCCAGCCCAACATCAACGGGAAGCCGTCCTCTGACCCCATCGTGGGCTGGGGCCCCAGTGGGGGCTATGTCTTCCAGAAG GCCTACTTAGAGTTCTTCACTTCCCGAGAGACGGTGGAGGCGCTTCTGCAGGTGCTGAAGAAGTATGAGCTCCGGGTGAATTACCACATCGTGGATGTGAAG gGTGAAAATATCACCAACGCCCCCGAGCTGCAGCCCAATGCGGTCACCTGGGGCATCTTCCCTGGCCGAGAGATCATCCAGCCCACAGTGGTGGACCCCGTCAGCTTCATGTTCTGGAAG GATGAGGCCTTCGCGCTGTGGATTGAGCAGTGGGGCAAGCTGTATGAGGAGGAGTCCCCCTCCCGCATGATCATCCAGTACATCCACGACAACTACTTCCTGGTCAACCTGGTGGACAACGAGTTTCCGCTGGACAACTGCCTGTGGCAGGTGGTGGAAGACACGTTTGAGCTTCTCAGCAGGCCCCCCCAAGAcgagagggagacagaggcgcTGTGA
- the MTHFR gene encoding methylenetetrahydrofolate reductase (NADPH) isoform X3 translates to MVNEPRGNGGPGPRWEGSSSGSESSKDSSRCSTPGLDPERCERLREKMKRRMDSGDKWFSLEFFPPRTAQGAVNLISRFDRMGAGGPLFVDVTWHPAGDPGSDKETSSMVIASTAVNYCGLETILHMTCCHQSREEITGHLHKAKQLGLKNILALRGDPIGDQWEEEEGGFNYATDLVKHIRNEFGDYFDVCVAGYPKGHPEGESFEADLKHLKEKVAAGADFIITQLFFEADTFFRFVKACSEIGITCPILPGIFPIQGYHSLRQLVKLSKLEVPQQIKDVIEPIKDNDAAIRNYGIEQAVSLCQELLASGLVPGLHFYTLNREVATIEVLKRLGLWIEDPRRPLPWALSAHPKRRVEDVRPIFWASRPKSYIYRTQEWDEFPNGRWGNSSSPAFGELKDYYLFYLKSKSPKEELLKMWGEELTSEESVFQVFAHYLSGEPNQNGYKVTCLPWNDEPLAAETSLMKEELLRVNRRGILTINSQPNINGKPSSDPIVGWGPSGGYVFQKAYLEFFTSRETVEALLQVLKKYELRVNYHIVDVKGENITNAPELQPNAVTWGIFPGREIIQPTVVDPVSFMFWKDEAFALWIEQWGKLYEEESPSRMIIQYIHDNYFLVNLVDNEFPLDNCLWQVVEDTFELLSRPPQDERETEAL, encoded by the exons ATGGTGAACGAACCCAGAGGGAACGGCGGCCCTGGCCCCCGCTGGGagggcagcagcagcggcagcgagAGCTCCAAGGACAGTTCAAGGTGCTCCACGCCGGGGTTGGACCCCGAGCGATGTGAGAGACTCCGGGAGAAGATGAAGCGGAGGATGGACTCTGGTGACAAGTGGTTCTCCCTAGAGTTCTTCCCTCCCCGAACTGCCCAGGGTGCTGTCAATCTCATCTCCAG GTTTGACCGGATGGGAGCGGGTGGCCCCCTCTTTGTAGATGTGACCTGGCACCCAGCTGGGGATCCTGGCTCCGACAAGGAGACCTCGTCCATGGTGATTGCCAGCACCGCCGTGAACTACTGCGGCCTGGAGACCATCCTGCACATGACCTGCTGCCATCAGAGCCGGGAAGAGATCACGGGCCACCTGCACAAAGCCAAGCAGCTGGGCCTGAAGAACATCCTTGCGCTGAGGGGAG ACCCCATAGGTGACCagtgggaagaggaggaaggaggcttcaaCTATGCTACGGACTTGGTGAAGCACATCCGAAACGAGTTTGGTGACTACTTTGACGTCTGTGTGGCAG GTTACCCCAAAGGCCACCCTGAAGGAGAGAGCTTTGAAGCCGATCTGAAGCACCTGAAGGAGAAGGTGGCTGCGGGAGCTGACTTCATCATCACCCAGCTATTCTTTGAGGCTGACACGTTCTTCCGCTTTGTGAAGGCTTGCTCTGAGATAGGCATTACCTGCCCCATCCTCCCTGGCATCTTCCCTATTCAG GGCTACCACTCCCTCCGGCAGCTGGTGAAGCTATCCAAACTGGAGGTGCCGCAGCAGATCAAGGATGTGATCGAGCCCATCAAAGACAATGACGCTGCCATCCGCAACTATGGCATCGAGCAGGCTGTGAGCCTGTGCCAGGAGCTGCTGGCCAGTGGCTTGGTGCCAGGCCTCCACTTCTACACCCTCAACCGCGAGGTGGCCACCATCGAGGTGCTGAAGCGCCTGGGGCTTTGGATCGAGGACCCCAG GCgtcccctgccctgggccctcAGTGCCCACCCCAAGCGCCGGGTGGAGGATGTCCGGCCCATCTTCTGGGCCTCGAGACCAAAGAGTTACATTTACCGCACGCAGGAGTGGGACGAATTCCCCAACGGCCGCTG GGGCAATTCCTCCTCTCCGGCCTTTGGGGAGCTGAAGGACTACTACCTCTTCTACCTAAAGAGCAAGTCCCCGAAGGAAGAGCTACTGAAGATGTGGGGGGAGGAGCTGACCAGTGAGGAAAGTGTCTTCCAAGTCTTTGCCCACTACCTCTCGGGAGAGCCCAACCAGAACGGCTACAAA GTGACTTGCCTGCCCTGGAATGATGAGCCCCTGGCGGCCGAGACCAGCCTGATGAAGGAGGAGCTGCTGAGAGTGAACCGGCGGGGCATCCTCACCATCAACTCCCAGCCCAACATCAACGGGAAGCCGTCCTCTGACCCCATCGTGGGCTGGGGCCCCAGTGGGGGCTATGTCTTCCAGAAG GCCTACTTAGAGTTCTTCACTTCCCGAGAGACGGTGGAGGCGCTTCTGCAGGTGCTGAAGAAGTATGAGCTCCGGGTGAATTACCACATCGTGGATGTGAAG gGTGAAAATATCACCAACGCCCCCGAGCTGCAGCCCAATGCGGTCACCTGGGGCATCTTCCCTGGCCGAGAGATCATCCAGCCCACAGTGGTGGACCCCGTCAGCTTCATGTTCTGGAAG GATGAGGCCTTCGCGCTGTGGATTGAGCAGTGGGGCAAGCTGTATGAGGAGGAGTCCCCCTCCCGCATGATCATCCAGTACATCCACGACAACTACTTCCTGGTCAACCTGGTGGACAACGAGTTTCCGCTGGACAACTGCCTGTGGCAGGTGGTGGAAGACACGTTTGAGCTTCTCAGCAGGCCCCCCCAAGAcgagagggagacagaggcgcTGTGA